In Pelodiscus sinensis isolate JC-2024 chromosome 2, ASM4963464v1, whole genome shotgun sequence, the following proteins share a genomic window:
- the PP2D1 gene encoding protein phosphatase 2C-like domain-containing protein 1 — translation MAWEPTTSETADFELYRNEEEHAGISIVPRKVDSGDIPVLCSICQQAIYPHQLFYHKKEHKALALLGYRHPWIETDPNNLLLRRQQLISRLLKSSKYTERDKQKIDCSLELLKNKSYFHVDNIVDSSGYLKKVNNSLIKALAIYQDKNSTWRADMEDTFIVLDNYGNRSDTCFWGLFDGYHGVFAAETVSAEFPLLFLDQLSQTDSSYEVSENEQQILDSFVTVIKGNYRDQEKVFSGKIDYKKTTKPNTYEWIHKAYAMSFWRMDRLLRLGRNEVSKVRWSSCTAVTCLVERISNEKSIKEQEEAIMLENNGNSENPSKSSAGILHVANIGNIHAVLCKNGKSYCLTKEHSTSNSKEADRILQTGGNISPNEPKGLVEGLIRTTRGLGHHGDPKLKKMVIPVPHTVSVPIDDSCQFLILASNGLWEVLDKNEVVILTLRMFTSYLKMHTQLEEIAMHKHQYSIVPYEDYLCSLMDINDLKGEIQLWYINKDAFLQNQYEGSLKQNNTKECSCKRRDSLNENRIEPGSSRESSEEVQQLDDHVEQADIKACLSNNHRTGSQHTEIIQSVSGSQSSEEVKQFDNNAKAYISNNCGSVSKITSKGEINSATFYDSAANYISEQLVKTALAAGSRDNITILVALLNGCDKIPNYVQNVQCT, via the exons ATGGCATGGGAACCAACAACATCAGAAACAGCTGACTTTGAGCTCTATAGAAATGAGGAAGAACATGCTGGGATCAGTATTGTGCCCAGGAAAGTAGATTCTGGGGATATTCCAGTTCTTTGTTCAATATGTCAACAAGCAATATACCCACATCAACTTTTTTATCATAAAAAAGAGCACAAAGCCCTTGCTCTTCTGGGTTATCGTCATCCATGGATTGAAACAGACCCCAACAATCTTTTACTTCGGAGACAGCAATTAATTTCAAGACTGCTCAAGTCTTCTAAATACACTGAAAGAGACAAACAGAAGATTGATTGCTCATTAGAGCTACTTAAGAATAAATCATATTTTCACGTTGATAATATTGTCGACAGTTCTGGATACCTCAAGAAAGTAAACAATTCTCTAATAAAAGCATTAGCAATTTACCAAGACAAAAATTCAACATGGCGAGCAGATATGGAAGATACATTCATTGTGCTTGATAATTATGGAAATAGGTCAGATACATGCTTTTGGGGATTATTTGATGGATATCATGGTGTGTTTGCTGCTGAGACAGTTTCAGCAGAGTTTCCACTTTTATTTCTTGATCAATTGTCTCAGACTGATTCCTCCTACGAAGTGAGTGAAAATGAGCAACAAATCTTAGATTCTTTTGTCACGGTAATCAAGGGAAATTACAGGGATCAGGAGAAGGTTTTCTCTGGTAAAATAGACTATAAGAAGACCACCAAGCCAAACACTTATGAATGGATTCATAAAGCATATGCCATGTCCTTTTGGAGAATGGACAGGCTTTTACGACTTGGAAGGAATGAAGTTTCCAAAGTTCGCTGGAGTAGCTGTACAGCTGTTACCTGTTTAGTGGAAAGAATCAGCAATGAAAAGAGCATCAAGGAGCAAGAGGAAGCTATTATGCTTGAAAACAATGGTAATTCAGAAAACCCATCCAAAAGCAGTGCCGGAATACTTCATGTTGCTAACATTG GTAATATACATGCAGTCTTATGCAAAAATGGAAAAAGCTACTGCCTTACTAAAGAACACAGCACTTCTAATTCAAAGGAAGCAGACCGTATACTTCAGACTGGTGGAAACATCAGTCCAAATGAACCAAAAGGACTAGTCGAAGGACTCATCAGAACTACCCGTGGCCTTGGACATCATGGAGAtccaaaattgaaaaaaatggttATTCCTGTACCTCATACTGTATCTGTCCCTATAGATGATTCATGTCAATTCCTTATTTTAGCTTCAAATGGGCTTTGGGAAGTTCTGGATAAAAATGAAGTGGTAATATTAACATTAAGAATGTTCACATCTTATTTGAAAATGCATACCCAATTAGAAGAGATTGCTATGCACAAACATCAGTATTCAATAGTTCCCTATGAAGATTATTTATGTAGTTTAATGGATATCAATGACTTAAAAGGTGAAATCCAATTATGGTATATCAATAAAGATGCTTTCCTTCAGAATCAATATGAAGGCAGTCTGAAACAAAATAATACAAAGGAATGCTCATGTAAGAGAAGAGATTCACTAAATGAAAACAGGATAGAGCCAGGCTCTAGCAGAGAGAGTTCTGAAGAAGTGCAGCAGTTAGATGATCATGTAGAACAAGCCGATATCAAAGCTTGTTTGTCTAATAATCATAGAACCGGTTCACAACACACAGAAATAATCCAGTCAGTCTCTGGCAGTCAAAGTTCTGAAGAAGTGAAACAGTTTGACAATAATGCAAAAGCATATATATCTAATAACTGTGGATCAGTGTCAAAAATTACCAGCAAAGGAGAAATAAATTCTGCGACATTTTATGATAGTGCAGCAAATTACATTAGTGAACAACTTGTAAAGACTGCCTTAGCAGCAGGTTCTCGAGATAATATTACTATTTTGGTTGCACTTCTAAATGGATGCGACAAGATACCTAATTATGTTCAAAATGTGCAATGTACTTAA